The DNA region CGAACGGGTCCCGCCCGCCGAAGTCGTACGTGGGTGCCTTTGCGCGGTGGTATGGCGCTGCGGTGAGCGCCGTCTCCGTCGCCGTGGCCAGCAGCACCTGCTTGAGGCGCATCACGTCGTCGAAGTCCGTCTCCGCGGGTTCGGGAAGTGCGATGCTCGAGGGCGCGTCCTCCTCCATCGCCTGGGCGACTAGTCCGGCGGTACCGTTCGTATAGGGCGAAGCCATCGACGTGCCGGCCTTGCCGGTGTAACCCCGGATCGGCGGCTGTTCGTCCTCCGGCTGGTCCGCGACGCCGGTGTCGGCCGCATTGGCCGTATCCGTCACGTACCCGCCCGGCGCGGTGGCGTCGGGCTTCATGTACGTGTCGTAGTCCTCCTCGTCGATGCCGCCGATGCCGCCGCTCGAGTACGCCGAAATGCCGTCGAGCGGGCCGGTCGCGACCACGGAGATGGCCTCGTCTGCAACGGCCGGTGAGCCGTTCCCGTTGACCGGCGTCGCAGCGTTACCCGCCGCTGCGACCGTCAGTACGCCCGCGTCGGCGATCTCCTTGATTCGAGCTGGGATGCGGTCGAGCGTGCCCGCCGCCGCCCCCAGCGGCAGGCCGCCGACGTAGCCCCAGGACATGTTGACCGTGCGCATGTTGAACAGGTCGGCGAAGTCCGCGGCGTGCCGGCCCAGGTCCTCAGTCGGGCCCGAGAGGCCCTGCAGGCACACGAGACTCGCGTTCGGTGCGACACCGGAGTGGAAACCATCGTGTTCGCCGGTTCGATCGGCGGCGGTGGTGTCGGGATCACAGAACGCTCCGGCGGCGACCGAGTCGACGTACGCAGCCGTCGCCAGTTCGCCTTCGGCCGTCCGGACGTAGACCGTGTAGGTTCCCGACTCCTCGGCCGGAGTTACGGCGGTCACGTTGTCCTGGACGCCCTCGTCGGTGTCGAGCGTGGTTCGCTCGAGCGTTTGTCCATCGGGCCCCTCAATCAGGACCTCGATCAGTTCGCCGAACGCGGAACCGAAGACCCCCGTGCCGGCGTCGGCCTCGACCTCGTAGGCGAGGTAGTTGCCGGTCACCGCCGAGAGCGCGGTGCGAGGTTCGTCGGTCTGGACGGTATCCGGGTCGATTGCACTCGCCCGTCCGCTCCCGCCCATGATAGACGCGCAGTGAGTCCCGTGGCCGTTCTCGTCGCGCGGTCGCTCGTAAAAGCCGTAGTTCGACCCGGCGTCGTACCAGCCCACCGTCTTGGGGGTGTCGGCCGTCGGCGTCCCGTCGGTTCCCTCGAAGACGACGCTCGAGTCGTAGGTCGTTCGCTCGCCCTCGTAGGCGAAGTACGTGCCCGAAATCTCGTACTCCGAGAGCGTGTTGATGTACGCCTCGGCGACGAAACGGTATCGCTGGTCGGGCGTGACCGAGGTTCGAATCGTCTCGGGCATGCTGCCGGAGGCCGCTCGCGCGGCGGTCTCCCACTGGCCATCGACGTACTCGTCGATCCGGAACTCGAGATCGTTGGTGTTCTCGACGAACGGCGACCACGAGAGCGAGGCGTCCAGTTCTTCGACGCCGCTGGGTGTCGTGAACTCGTGGTAGGCCTCCTCGCCGGAGACGAACGTCCCAGGCCCCATCGTCCCCGAGAAGGACTCGGTGTCGCCGGTCTCGACGCGCTCGAGGTCGTTTTCGTCTGGTTTCGTGAGTTTTACCTGACCGTCCTCGATGAACGCCTGGACCCCGTTCCACGGCCCGAGGTCCGGATGCCGCGAGTCCAGGCCGGAATCGGTCAGTGCGATCGTCCGGTCGGTTCGACCGCGATATCCTCTATCCCAGGCGTGACGCGCCTCGAGCGCCCGCCAGTTGAGAAATCGTGGATCGATGTCGTCGGTCGCCCCAACGGTGGTCGTACTCGCCCCACCGGCCAGCGCCGCCCCCACGGCGACCCCGGTCGCTTTGACGAATGTTCGACGTGAGAACCCGGTTCCCCTCTGCTGATCTTCGTTACTCCCTGACATGGGATGTGAACGCGTATTCCAACGTCATTGATAACATAAACGGTTGTGACAAACCGATCCAAATGAGGCTACATATTTGTGGACAGTGTGAATCGGACAAGATTTTCTGTTGATACTCACAGCCTTCGACGAAGTATCGAGCCTCGAGAATCGTGCTCGAATCCGGTATCGGTCGTTCAAAGGCGTTCAGGTCTGCCTCGAGAGCGATTCAGTATCGAACGACACTATACAATGTATAGTTAGAGCCAGATACGCACAATTCAGAGACTACCACCGGCCGCAACCGATCGGCAGTATTTTGTCCGGCCCGCCACGAGTACGACC from Natronosalvus rutilus includes:
- a CDS encoding S8 family peptidase; this encodes MSGSNEDQQRGTGFSRRTFVKATGVAVGAALAGGASTTTVGATDDIDPRFLNWRALEARHAWDRGYRGRTDRTIALTDSGLDSRHPDLGPWNGVQAFIEDGQVKLTKPDENDLERVETGDTESFSGTMGPGTFVSGEEAYHEFTTPSGVEELDASLSWSPFVENTNDLEFRIDEYVDGQWETAARAASGSMPETIRTSVTPDQRYRFVAEAYINTLSEYEISGTYFAYEGERTTYDSSVVFEGTDGTPTADTPKTVGWYDAGSNYGFYERPRDENGHGTHCASIMGGSGRASAIDPDTVQTDEPRTALSAVTGNYLAYEVEADAGTGVFGSAFGELIEVLIEGPDGQTLERTTLDTDEGVQDNVTAVTPAEESGTYTVYVRTAEGELATAAYVDSVAAGAFCDPDTTAADRTGEHDGFHSGVAPNASLVCLQGLSGPTEDLGRHAADFADLFNMRTVNMSWGYVGGLPLGAAAGTLDRIPARIKEIADAGVLTVAAAGNAATPVNGNGSPAVADEAISVVATGPLDGISAYSSGGIGGIDEEDYDTYMKPDATAPGGYVTDTANAADTGVADQPEDEQPPIRGYTGKAGTSMASPYTNGTAGLVAQAMEEDAPSSIALPEPAETDFDDVMRLKQVLLATATETALTAAPYHRAKAPTYDFGGRDPFEGYGRVNPGPAIDAVTRELSGTSSEVVGLNVPEDERAAAGYVQAGPGTVTANIEISHLSGGDKGAAKGDPHIDLFVYDAANPADNGEPNVLGRAQGLQGSAETSVSFGRDASEQTVFIVAKLVNMPGCVNGDDVQVHLDLTVDVEDGFFVDGTREDDASVFTGGQTNHVQLTANPSADAELRDVVPAEWDVLTEYSDDVERVEAGEGVQYVYFGTAAADTETSVEYFVEAPDELLLSDTYDFGPAEVDAGDGWVAITGTSDSNVVVGQST